The following proteins come from a genomic window of Eleginops maclovinus isolate JMC-PN-2008 ecotype Puerto Natales chromosome 8, JC_Emac_rtc_rv5, whole genome shotgun sequence:
- the LOC134868092 gene encoding E3 SUMO-protein ligase ZBED1-like isoform X3, whose product MAPLRLKRSKVWLHFTLHKDGNRAFCNHCKLLITSAGGNTSNMHKHLRTQHGINFNECRVFDALRSDSSQASTTTVALGANTEGNSGELPKHMLLLDVRTRWNSLYLMMERFTEQFPAIQAAAIDPRIRRPMEKERLDRIGNEDLRKAEEFVHLMRKHYTSTLAVSSDKSATCGEILPILQKLEQQYTVQEGDSAFTRSIKENIWKDLSKRYQGTDIQRFLEEATILDPRFKYKVKSDAVWDRIREAAITANTVAARDELPGEGETQREGCEDGEEEEVEEHYALPPPSKKTALEELFEEEDNELQSIRESQPRLSLAQKVDQEIQFYKSLPSIPCRDSAALWWWNKQDTLPLLSGLAENYLCVQASSTPSERVFSTAGDTISPERSRILPEKADMLIFLQKNC is encoded by the exons atggcacccctaaggttaaaacggtccaaagtgtggcttcatttcacattacataaggATGGCAACAGGGCGTTTTGCAACCACTGCAAATTGTTGATAACATCGGCGGGAgggaatacttcaaatatgcataaacatctgCGCACACAACACGGGATAAACTTTAACGAGTGTCGCGTTTTTGATGCCCTTCGGAGTGACAGCAGCCAAGCTTCTACGACCACCGTGGCCTTGGGGGCTAACACCGAAGGCAACTCTGGTG AGCTGCCCAAGCACATGCTCCTCCTGGATGTAAGGACCAGATGGAATTCCCTCTATTTGATGATGGAGAGATTCACCGAGCAGTTCCCTGCTATCCAGGCTGCAGCCATAGATCCACGCATAAGAAGGCCCATGGAGAAGGAAag gTTGGACAGAATAGGCAACGAGGACTTAAGGAAAGCAGAGGAGTTTGTGCATCTCATGCGGAAGCATTACACCTCCACACTGGCCGTCTCCAGCGACAAAAGTGCAACCTGCGGTGAGATTTTGCCCATCTTGCAGAAGCTGGAGCAACAGTACACTGTGCAGGAAGGTGACTCTGCGTTCACAAGGAGCATCAAGGAGAACATTTGGAAGGATCTCTCCAAACGCTACCAG gGAACTGACATTCAGAGATTCCTGGAGGAAGCCACCATCTTGGACCccagatttaaatacaaagtgaaaagtgatGCAGTCTGGGACAGGATCAGGGAAgctgcaataacagcaaatacagtggcagcaagagatgag CTcccaggggaaggagagacacagagggaaggctgcgaagatggggaggaggaagaagtagaggAACACTAT gcaCTGCCACCACCATCAAAAAAGACAGCCTTGGAAGAACTATTCGAGGAGGAGGACAACGAGCTGCAGTCAATCCGTGAATCACAGCCCCGTCTTTCCCTGGCTCAGAAGGTGGATCAGGAAATCCAGTTCTACAAAAGCCTGCCCTCCATCCCCTGCAGGGATAGCGCCGCACTGTGGTGGTGGAACAAGCAGGATACGCTGCCCTTGCTATCTGGACTGGCTGAAAActacctctgtgtgcaggcttCCTCCACCCCATCTGAGAGGGTGTTCTCCACGGCTGGAGACACCATAAGCCCCGAAAGATCCCGTATCCTTCCAGAAAAAGCAGATATGctcatatttctgcaaaagaactgttaa
- the LOC134868092 gene encoding E3 SUMO-protein ligase ZBED1-like isoform X2, with the protein MTKVLNPKYKAPSRESLTNHLIPAWYGVEKGNVISELKTVSKAAITADGWTSFCQDHYLTVTLHYVSNGQVKEKVLKTKAVYQSQTGSAVAEEIDYILEEYGVREKVVAATVDNAANMDVAIKQLQIVKFPCFAHTLNLGAQKLYNCTAISNWAARVRAVVVWMKRSHMAKVVLKEKQDLLKLPKHMLLLDVRTRWNSLYLMMERFTEQFPAIQAAAIDPRIRRPMEKERLDRIGNEDLRKAEEFVHLMRKHYTSTLAVSSDKSATCGEILPILQKLEQQYTVQEGDSAFTRSIKENIWKDLSKRYQGTDIQRFLEEATILDPRFKYKVKSDAVWDRIREAAITANTVAARDELPGEGETQREGCEDGEEEEVEEHYALPPPSKKTALEELFEEEDNELQSIRESQPRLSLAQKVDQEIQFYKSLPSIPCRDSAALWWWNKQDTLPLLSGLAENYLCVQASSTPSERVFSTAGDTISPERSRILPEKADMLIFLQKNC; encoded by the exons ATGACAAAGGTTCTCAATCCAAAATACAAAGCCCCCAGCAGGGAAAGCTTAACCAACCACTTAATCCCTGCTTGGTATGGtgtggaaaagggaaatgtgatctctgaactgaaaacagtgtcaaaggcAGCTATCACGGCTGATGGGTGGACAAGCTTTTGTCAGGATCATTATCTCACGGTTACTCTGCACTACGTGAGCAATGGCCAGGTAAAGGAAAAGGTCCTAAAAACCAAAGCCGTGTACCAATCTCAGACAGGCTCAGCTGTAGCAGAGgagattgattacattttagaagaataTGGTGTACGGGAAAAGGTTGTGGCAGCAACTGTAGACAATGCAGCGAACATGGATGTAGccatcaaacagctgcaaattGTCAAATTTCCATGCTTCGCTCATACGCTGAACCTGGGAGCGCAAAAGCTGTACAACTGCACTGCCATATCCAATTGGGCAGCACGAGTTCGAGCAGTTGTTGTCTGGATGAAGAGGTCCCACATGGCAAAAGTTgttcttaaagagaaacaagactTGCTCA AGCTGCCCAAGCACATGCTCCTCCTGGATGTAAGGACCAGATGGAATTCCCTCTATTTGATGATGGAGAGATTCACCGAGCAGTTCCCTGCTATCCAGGCTGCAGCCATAGATCCACGCATAAGAAGGCCCATGGAGAAGGAAag gTTGGACAGAATAGGCAACGAGGACTTAAGGAAAGCAGAGGAGTTTGTGCATCTCATGCGGAAGCATTACACCTCCACACTGGCCGTCTCCAGCGACAAAAGTGCAACCTGCGGTGAGATTTTGCCCATCTTGCAGAAGCTGGAGCAACAGTACACTGTGCAGGAAGGTGACTCTGCGTTCACAAGGAGCATCAAGGAGAACATTTGGAAGGATCTCTCCAAACGCTACCAG gGAACTGACATTCAGAGATTCCTGGAGGAAGCCACCATCTTGGACCccagatttaaatacaaagtgaaaagtgatGCAGTCTGGGACAGGATCAGGGAAgctgcaataacagcaaatacagtggcagcaagagatgag CTcccaggggaaggagagacacagagggaaggctgcgaagatggggaggaggaagaagtagaggAACACTAT gcaCTGCCACCACCATCAAAAAAGACAGCCTTGGAAGAACTATTCGAGGAGGAGGACAACGAGCTGCAGTCAATCCGTGAATCACAGCCCCGTCTTTCCCTGGCTCAGAAGGTGGATCAGGAAATCCAGTTCTACAAAAGCCTGCCCTCCATCCCCTGCAGGGATAGCGCCGCACTGTGGTGGTGGAACAAGCAGGATACGCTGCCCTTGCTATCTGGACTGGCTGAAAActacctctgtgtgcaggcttCCTCCACCCCATCTGAGAGGGTGTTCTCCACGGCTGGAGACACCATAAGCCCCGAAAGATCCCGTATCCTTCCAGAAAAAGCAGATATGctcatatttctgcaaaagaactgttaa
- the LOC134868092 gene encoding E3 SUMO-protein ligase ZBED1-like isoform X1: MAPLRLKRSKVWLHFTLHKDGNRAFCNHCKLLITSAGGNTSNMHKHLRTQHGINFNECRVFDALRSDSSQASTTTVALGANTEGNSGDLEQDDDRDETGSLADSEASSTCSRLPLASIFVEAGRNKMSQAKVEECHRAVTKFVVKGLHPFSTVDAPEFREMTKVLNPKYKAPSRESLTNHLIPAWYGVEKGNVISELKTVSKAAITADGWTSFCQDHYLTVTLHYVSNGQVKEKVLKTKAVYQSQTGSAVAEEIDYILEEYGVREKVVAATVDNAANMDVAIKQLQIVKFPCFAHTLNLGAQKLYNCTAISNWAARVRAVVVWMKRSHMAKVVLKEKQDLLKLPKHMLLLDVRTRWNSLYLMMERFTEQFPAIQAAAIDPRIRRPMEKERLDRIGNEDLRKAEEFVHLMRKHYTSTLAVSSDKSATCGEILPILQKLEQQYTVQEGDSAFTRSIKENIWKDLSKRYQGTDIQRFLEEATILDPRFKYKVKSDAVWDRIREAAITANTVAARDELPGEGETQREGCEDGEEEEVEEHYALPPPSKKTALEELFEEEDNELQSIRESQPRLSLAQKVDQEIQFYKSLPSIPCRDSAALWWWNKQDTLPLLSGLAENYLCVQASSTPSERVFSTAGDTISPERSRILPEKADMLIFLQKNC, translated from the exons atggcacccctaaggttaaaacggtccaaagtgtggcttcatttcacattacataaggATGGCAACAGGGCGTTTTGCAACCACTGCAAATTGTTGATAACATCGGCGGGAgggaatacttcaaatatgcataaacatctgCGCACACAACACGGGATAAACTTTAACGAGTGTCGCGTTTTTGATGCCCTTCGGAGTGACAGCAGCCAAGCTTCTACGACCACCGTGGCCTTGGGGGCTAACACCGAAGGCAACTCTGGTG ATTTAGAACAAGATGATGACCGGGACGAGACGGGTAGTCTGGCTGACTCAGAGGCTAGCAGCACTTGCTCCCGTTTACCTCTGGCTTCTATTTTCGTCgaggcaggcagaaataaaatgtcccaggcAAAGGTAGAAGAATGTCACCGGGCAGTTACCAAATTTGTTGTTAAGGGTTTGCACCCATTTTCTACAGTAGACGCCCCTGAATTTCG GGAGATGACAAAGGTTCTCAATCCAAAATACAAAGCCCCCAGCAGGGAAAGCTTAACCAACCACTTAATCCCTGCTTGGTATGGtgtggaaaagggaaatgtgatctctgaactgaaaacagtgtcaaaggcAGCTATCACGGCTGATGGGTGGACAAGCTTTTGTCAGGATCATTATCTCACGGTTACTCTGCACTACGTGAGCAATGGCCAGGTAAAGGAAAAGGTCCTAAAAACCAAAGCCGTGTACCAATCTCAGACAGGCTCAGCTGTAGCAGAGgagattgattacattttagaagaataTGGTGTACGGGAAAAGGTTGTGGCAGCAACTGTAGACAATGCAGCGAACATGGATGTAGccatcaaacagctgcaaattGTCAAATTTCCATGCTTCGCTCATACGCTGAACCTGGGAGCGCAAAAGCTGTACAACTGCACTGCCATATCCAATTGGGCAGCACGAGTTCGAGCAGTTGTTGTCTGGATGAAGAGGTCCCACATGGCAAAAGTTgttcttaaagagaaacaagactTGCTCA AGCTGCCCAAGCACATGCTCCTCCTGGATGTAAGGACCAGATGGAATTCCCTCTATTTGATGATGGAGAGATTCACCGAGCAGTTCCCTGCTATCCAGGCTGCAGCCATAGATCCACGCATAAGAAGGCCCATGGAGAAGGAAag gTTGGACAGAATAGGCAACGAGGACTTAAGGAAAGCAGAGGAGTTTGTGCATCTCATGCGGAAGCATTACACCTCCACACTGGCCGTCTCCAGCGACAAAAGTGCAACCTGCGGTGAGATTTTGCCCATCTTGCAGAAGCTGGAGCAACAGTACACTGTGCAGGAAGGTGACTCTGCGTTCACAAGGAGCATCAAGGAGAACATTTGGAAGGATCTCTCCAAACGCTACCAG gGAACTGACATTCAGAGATTCCTGGAGGAAGCCACCATCTTGGACCccagatttaaatacaaagtgaaaagtgatGCAGTCTGGGACAGGATCAGGGAAgctgcaataacagcaaatacagtggcagcaagagatgag CTcccaggggaaggagagacacagagggaaggctgcgaagatggggaggaggaagaagtagaggAACACTAT gcaCTGCCACCACCATCAAAAAAGACAGCCTTGGAAGAACTATTCGAGGAGGAGGACAACGAGCTGCAGTCAATCCGTGAATCACAGCCCCGTCTTTCCCTGGCTCAGAAGGTGGATCAGGAAATCCAGTTCTACAAAAGCCTGCCCTCCATCCCCTGCAGGGATAGCGCCGCACTGTGGTGGTGGAACAAGCAGGATACGCTGCCCTTGCTATCTGGACTGGCTGAAAActacctctgtgtgcaggcttCCTCCACCCCATCTGAGAGGGTGTTCTCCACGGCTGGAGACACCATAAGCCCCGAAAGATCCCGTATCCTTCCAGAAAAAGCAGATATGctcatatttctgcaaaagaactgttaa